One genomic window of Halolamina sediminis includes the following:
- a CDS encoding DUF368 domain-containing protein: protein MAGRASLGVYLRGIAMGAADAVPGVSGGTIALLTGIYPRLIAAITAVEPDRLLDIVAAPLPDRRADAVAAFREIDGLFLAALGLGIATAIVTVSRVLEHAMAAYPAATFGGFFGLIGASAWLLRREMAFDTRGRQAAAVSGFAVAFLLSGQAEGALGHSLPVTFLAGSIAVTAMILPGVSGSLLLLLLGQYEYMIDHLSAFVDAVFAILTGESASIPAGTPTILTFLAGGVGGLFTVAHAVRWALDRRKAATMTFLVALVVGALRAPVVQTATRLDTGWTTAAIGLFCGAAVVGAAVVVGLERAAGGEAIEI, encoded by the coding sequence ATGGCTGGACGGGCCTCCCTGGGCGTCTACCTCCGCGGGATCGCGATGGGCGCCGCGGACGCGGTGCCCGGCGTCTCGGGGGGGACCATCGCGCTGCTGACCGGCATCTACCCGCGACTGATCGCCGCGATCACCGCCGTCGAGCCCGACCGACTGCTCGACATCGTCGCCGCACCGCTGCCCGACCGCCGTGCCGACGCAGTCGCGGCGTTCCGTGAGATCGACGGGCTGTTCCTCGCCGCACTCGGGCTGGGGATCGCGACCGCGATCGTGACCGTCTCGCGCGTGCTCGAACACGCGATGGCCGCCTACCCCGCGGCGACGTTCGGCGGCTTCTTCGGGCTGATCGGCGCCTCGGCGTGGCTGCTGCGCCGGGAGATGGCGTTCGACACCCGCGGCCGGCAAGCCGCCGCCGTCTCGGGGTTCGCGGTCGCGTTCCTGCTCTCCGGGCAGGCAGAAGGGGCGCTCGGACACAGCCTGCCCGTCACCTTCCTCGCTGGCTCGATCGCGGTGACCGCGATGATCCTGCCCGGCGTGTCGGGCTCGCTGCTGCTCCTGCTGCTGGGACAGTACGAGTACATGATCGACCACCTGAGCGCGTTCGTCGACGCCGTGTTCGCGATCCTCACGGGCGAGTCAGCGTCGATCCCCGCGGGGACGCCGACGATCCTCACGTTCCTCGCGGGCGGCGTCGGCGGCCTGTTCACCGTCGCCCACGCGGTCAGGTGGGCGCTCGACCGCCGGAAGGCGGCGACGATGACGTTCCTCGTCGCGCTGGTCGTCGGCGCGCTCCGGGCGCCAGTCGTCCAGACCGCGACACGGCTCGACACTGGGTGGACGACGGCCGCGATCGGCCTCTTCTGTGGGGCGGCGGTCGTCGGTGCCGCGGTCGTCGTCGGCCTCGAGCGGGCCGCGGGCGGCGAGGCGATCGAGATCTGA